A single window of Rubripirellula lacrimiformis DNA harbors:
- a CDS encoding sensor histidine kinase: MSERRSLRSPISLRAPITLGVVMIVMVVVLAGVWILGNVLAATGNLGSRAVFGTILATGTLLIAGVLAGVIAYLTLTVKAFNLNRRQSNFIDAVTHELKSPIASLKLYLQTMTRRTVDEQQRQDFHRFMLDDVERLDSLINHLLDAARIERGIEPADDEQIRLDELLAQCGAAACMRYRLPPETVELRSAEITISSQLVQLEILFRNLIDNAVKYGGSPPKVVITTETNADGKVKVSITDNGRGIPANQHRKIFGRFVRLGNELERSTPGTGLGLYLVRTVAKAIGGTVRVCDRPAGQGTEFEVTLKGVVPPASVDG, translated from the coding sequence ATGTCCGAGCGCCGATCGCTCCGTTCGCCCATTTCGCTACGTGCCCCCATCACCCTGGGCGTGGTGATGATCGTCATGGTGGTCGTTCTGGCTGGCGTCTGGATCCTGGGCAACGTGTTGGCCGCCACCGGCAATCTGGGATCGCGAGCCGTATTTGGCACGATTTTGGCCACCGGAACGCTTTTGATCGCCGGCGTCTTGGCCGGTGTGATCGCGTATCTGACGCTGACCGTCAAAGCGTTCAACCTGAACCGTCGCCAATCGAACTTTATCGACGCTGTCACCCACGAATTGAAGAGCCCGATCGCGTCCTTGAAACTGTATCTACAAACGATGACCCGGCGGACGGTCGACGAACAGCAACGCCAAGACTTTCACCGATTCATGCTGGATGACGTCGAACGGCTGGATTCGCTGATCAACCACCTGCTGGACGCCGCCCGGATCGAACGCGGCATCGAACCGGCCGATGACGAACAGATTCGGTTGGACGAACTGCTAGCCCAATGCGGGGCAGCGGCATGCATGCGTTACCGACTGCCACCGGAGACGGTAGAACTGCGTTCAGCTGAAATTACCATCAGCAGCCAATTGGTGCAGCTGGAAATCCTATTTCGCAACTTGATTGACAACGCGGTTAAATACGGCGGATCGCCACCCAAAGTCGTGATCACCACCGAAACAAACGCCGATGGCAAGGTCAAGGTTTCGATCACCGACAATGGACGCGGCATCCCCGCCAACCAACATCGAAAGATCTTTGGCCGCTTTGTCCGACTGGGCAACGAACTGGAACGCAGCACGCCGGGCACCGGGTTGGGGCTGTACTTGGTTCGAACGGTCGCCAAGGCGATCGGGGGGACGGTGCGGGTCTGCGATCGTCCCGCAGGGCAGGGCACCGAGTTCGAAGTGACCCTGAAAGGGGTCGTTCCCCCCGCCTCGGTTGACGGCTAG